The Bryobacteraceae bacterium genome includes a window with the following:
- the dxr gene encoding 1-deoxy-D-xylulose 5-phosphate reductoisomerase: protein MQRVTLLGSTGSIGRSTLDVIRRNDGHFRVFALVAGQNTDELAAQIAEFEPEVAVVADEAGLDRLRKALEGRAARRTELLAGPEAYVRVATAAEADVVVSAIVGIAGLEATYEAVRAGKRVGLANKETLVAGGRLVMEAVRRHNSELIPIDSEHNGAHQCLRAGERSDVRKLILTASGGPFRNTPKEALARVTPEQALNHPTWKMGPRITIDSATLMNKGFEVIEACWLFGLAPEQVEVVIHPQSTVHAMVEFNDGSVIAQVCATDMRMPIQYALTWPERWEAPVPRLDWKEARTWDFHPPDTDRFPLLRMAYDALKTGGSAGCTLNAADEIAVEAFLRHEIPFSAIAEVVEETLARVACIEAESVGQLLDIDRRSRETAGRIVRERAGARVMV from the coding sequence ATGCAGCGAGTGACTCTCCTTGGTTCGACCGGCAGCATCGGGCGGAGCACCCTCGACGTCATCCGGCGCAATGACGGACATTTCCGCGTATTTGCCCTCGTTGCCGGACAGAACACGGACGAATTGGCCGCCCAGATCGCCGAGTTCGAGCCGGAAGTGGCTGTCGTCGCCGATGAAGCGGGCCTCGACCGCCTCCGCAAAGCCCTGGAAGGCCGCGCTGCCCGGCGCACGGAACTGCTCGCCGGCCCCGAAGCTTACGTCCGCGTGGCGACAGCCGCCGAAGCCGATGTCGTGGTCTCGGCCATCGTCGGCATCGCGGGTCTCGAGGCCACCTATGAAGCCGTCCGCGCCGGCAAGCGTGTCGGTCTGGCCAACAAGGAAACCCTGGTCGCCGGCGGCAGGCTCGTCATGGAGGCTGTCCGCCGCCACAACTCGGAGCTGATCCCCATCGACAGCGAACACAACGGCGCGCACCAGTGCCTCCGCGCCGGCGAGCGCAGCGACGTCCGCAAGCTGATTCTGACCGCTTCCGGCGGCCCCTTCCGCAATACTCCGAAAGAAGCGCTCGCGCGAGTGACTCCGGAACAGGCCCTGAATCATCCAACCTGGAAGATGGGCCCGCGCATCACCATCGACTCGGCCACGCTCATGAACAAGGGCTTCGAAGTCATCGAAGCCTGCTGGCTGTTCGGGCTGGCCCCGGAACAGGTCGAGGTCGTCATCCATCCCCAGTCGACCGTGCACGCGATGGTCGAATTCAACGACGGCAGCGTCATCGCCCAGGTCTGCGCCACCGACATGCGCATGCCCATCCAGTACGCCCTCACCTGGCCGGAACGCTGGGAAGCCCCCGTCCCGCGGCTCGACTGGAAAGAAGCGCGAACCTGGGACTTCCACCCCCCGGACACGGACCGCTTCCCGCTGCTCCGGATGGCCTATGATGCCCTGAAAACCGGCGGTTCGGCTGGATGTACGCTCAATGCGGCCGATGAGATCGCTGTAGAGGCTTTTCTGCGTCACGAAATCCCGTTTTCCGCCATCGCTGAAGTGGTGGAGGAAACCCTCGCCCGCGTGGCTTGCATCGAGGCGGAAAGCGTAGGACAATTGCTCGACATCGACCGGCGGTCCCGCGAGACCGCTGGAAGGATCGTTCGGGAGAGGGCGGGCGCCCGCGTGATGGTCTGA
- the clpP gene encoding ATP-dependent Clp protease proteolytic subunit, producing the protein MPNESRIVPAPVDMLVPMVVEQTSRGERAYDIYSRLLRENIIFLGTPIDDQVANLVIAQMLFLAAEDPEKDIQLYINSPGGSITAGLAILDTMNLVEPDIVTYCVGQAASMAAVLLACGAKGKRFALPHSRILIHQPSMSGLAGQATDIDIYAKEILRMREILNKILADATGQPVERIARDVDRDYIMEAEQALEYGMVDKIIARREK; encoded by the coding sequence ATGCCGAACGAGAGCCGGATCGTGCCCGCGCCCGTGGACATGCTCGTCCCGATGGTCGTGGAGCAGACCTCGCGCGGGGAGCGCGCCTATGACATCTATTCGCGGCTGCTGCGCGAAAACATCATCTTTCTGGGCACTCCGATCGACGACCAGGTCGCCAACCTCGTCATCGCCCAGATGCTCTTCCTGGCCGCGGAAGACCCCGAGAAAGACATCCAGCTGTACATCAACTCCCCCGGAGGATCCATCACCGCCGGCCTGGCGATCCTCGACACGATGAATCTCGTCGAGCCCGACATCGTCACCTACTGCGTCGGCCAGGCTGCATCCATGGCGGCGGTGCTGCTCGCCTGCGGCGCCAAGGGCAAGCGCTTCGCCCTGCCCCACTCGCGCATCCTGATCCATCAGCCCTCGATGAGCGGCCTCGCCGGACAGGCCACCGACATCGACATCTACGCCAAGGAAATCCTCCGGATGCGCGAGATCCTCAACAAGATCCTCGCCGACGCCACCGGCCAGCCGGTGGAACGCATCGCCCGCGACGTCGACCGCGATTACATCATGGAAGCCGAGCAGGCGCTCGAATACGGCATGGTCGACAAGATCATCGCGCGGCGCGAAAAGTAA
- a CDS encoding Rrf2 family transcriptional regulator yields the protein MIYSRSAEYAIRAFVQLATVPEGKYAMVKQIAEQADIPAHFLAKILQQLARKGFLRSSKGPTGGFSLRIPPGELNLLAIVDAVDGLADFERCPAGMAVCNDDAPCGMHDNWKALRNRIMEYLERTTILDLAKGFEQKRKNLERMQKKAGRRSAKSEKA from the coding sequence ATGATCTACTCACGTTCGGCCGAATACGCAATCCGGGCGTTCGTCCAGCTCGCCACCGTGCCCGAGGGCAAATACGCCATGGTGAAACAGATCGCCGAGCAGGCGGACATCCCGGCGCACTTCCTCGCCAAGATCCTCCAGCAGCTGGCGCGCAAGGGATTCCTCCGTTCCAGCAAGGGTCCCACCGGCGGCTTCAGCCTCCGCATTCCCCCCGGCGAGCTGAATCTGCTCGCCATCGTCGACGCCGTCGACGGGCTGGCTGATTTCGAGCGCTGCCCGGCCGGCATGGCCGTCTGCAACGACGACGCCCCCTGCGGCATGCACGACAACTGGAAGGCCCTGCGGAATCGTATCATGGAGTATCTGGAGCGCACGACGATTCTGGATCTGGCCAAGGGGTTCGAACAGAAGCGGAAGAACCTGGAGCGGATGCAGAAGAAGGCCGGAAGGCGCTCCGCGAAGAGCGAGAAAGCCTGA
- the imp gene encoding histidinol-phosphatase: MAWERELETALELAKAASSVALSHFGCVQAEAKADDSPVTAADRECERLIAARLAEAFPADGVFGEEGANRAGSSGRRWIIDPIDGTRDFVRGSFLWCHLLALETEGEVVLGVAAFPVQGRIYYAAKGQGSWCVEGRTETQLRCSEIREPRRAVLCFGQLNEARRAPWGERLLAFLEPFWAVRSLGGATDAMLVASGRAEVYMEPGLKPWDVAALAVIGEEAGCLWHDFEGRRTIYGGSLALYAPGLEPAVRAFLGLGA; this comes from the coding sequence ATGGCCTGGGAACGCGAACTGGAAACTGCACTGGAGCTGGCCAAAGCCGCCTCTTCCGTGGCGCTGTCGCATTTCGGCTGTGTCCAGGCCGAGGCGAAAGCCGACGATTCCCCAGTCACGGCCGCCGACCGCGAATGCGAGCGCCTGATCGCCGCGCGGCTGGCCGAGGCGTTCCCCGCCGACGGCGTCTTCGGCGAGGAGGGCGCCAACCGCGCCGGCTCGAGCGGCCGCCGCTGGATCATCGATCCCATCGATGGCACGCGCGACTTCGTCCGCGGCAGCTTCCTCTGGTGCCACCTGCTTGCGCTCGAAACGGAAGGAGAGGTCGTGCTCGGCGTGGCCGCATTTCCCGTGCAGGGGCGCATCTACTACGCAGCGAAGGGCCAGGGATCCTGGTGCGTGGAGGGCCGCACCGAGACGCAGCTGCGTTGTTCGGAAATCCGCGAGCCCCGCCGCGCCGTGCTCTGCTTCGGCCAGCTGAACGAGGCGCGCCGCGCCCCCTGGGGAGAGCGCCTTCTCGCCTTCCTCGAGCCCTTCTGGGCCGTCCGCTCCCTCGGCGGCGCCACCGATGCCATGCTCGTCGCTTCCGGCAGGGCCGAGGTCTACATGGAGCCCGGCCTCAAGCCCTGGGACGTGGCCGCCCTGGCCGTCATCGGCGAAGAGGCCGGTTGTCTGTGGCACGATTTCGAGGGCCGCAGAACCATCTACGGCGGCAGCCTCGCCCTCTATGCGCCCGGCCTCGAGCCCGCAGTGCGGGCGTTTCTGGGCCTCGGCGCCTGA
- a CDS encoding fatty-acid--CoA ligase, which translates to MARTAPAVPKEKRTVYRMLRTAAETWGERPALHQPAGKGQYRTWTWKEYLRAAEKGAAALRAAGIRKGDIAGLASETRAEFYLADLGIMSAGAVAAAVYTSLPAAEQVRTLKACQPKAVFVENPKALRALEQAGLGDLGIPRILLTGEAESAVSFEEFLASGERTLAADPALIERIQDELTPADPAILYLTSGATGEPKMGLVSHNAILANCECGPPALPIGEDDSTLVFLPSAHITQRLVLELLMIRMGVPVWFSEGLSKMPAELRSVKPTFFVAPPRVWERIYSSITTEIRKKPAAVRRLFYMGLGAGSEAARARAQGREPSALVKASLRFFDRAVFSRIRERLGGRIKVAASGAAPLGRDLAEFFSAIGLPLIEGYGLTEGGVVILNPLSNPRPGSIGKPLKGVEVRLSEEGELLLRGEMLFSGYYNDPAATAAVLRDGWLHTGDVAEIDADGYVWITGRKKELIVSSNGKKIFPAKIEGLFKLEPLVNQVMLLGDRMPYVAAVFTINPDAAASLGLVPAGTPLAEAASSPAVQEEMKRIVAKVNRQLAPFEQIRKFKVLDREFSIETGEMTPTMKLRRGKVIANLKEIINELYLGREEFE; encoded by the coding sequence ATGGCCCGGACAGCCCCTGCCGTGCCCAAAGAGAAGAGAACCGTCTACCGCATGCTCCGCACGGCCGCGGAGACGTGGGGAGAGCGGCCCGCGCTGCATCAGCCTGCGGGCAAGGGCCAGTACCGCACGTGGACCTGGAAGGAATACCTGCGCGCGGCGGAGAAAGGCGCCGCCGCCCTGCGCGCGGCGGGGATCCGGAAAGGAGACATCGCCGGCCTGGCTTCGGAGACGCGCGCCGAGTTCTACCTGGCCGACCTTGGGATCATGAGCGCAGGCGCAGTGGCCGCGGCCGTCTACACGTCGCTGCCCGCCGCGGAACAGGTGCGCACGCTGAAGGCCTGCCAGCCGAAGGCCGTTTTTGTGGAGAATCCGAAAGCGCTGCGCGCGCTGGAGCAGGCCGGGCTGGGGGATCTGGGAATTCCGCGAATCCTGCTGACGGGGGAGGCGGAAAGCGCCGTTTCGTTCGAGGAATTCCTGGCCTCCGGCGAGCGGACGCTGGCCGCGGATCCCGCCCTGATCGAGCGCATCCAGGACGAACTGACACCCGCCGATCCGGCGATCCTGTACCTGACCTCGGGAGCGACGGGCGAGCCGAAGATGGGCCTGGTGAGCCACAACGCCATCCTCGCCAACTGCGAATGCGGGCCTCCGGCCCTGCCGATCGGCGAGGACGACTCGACGCTCGTCTTCCTCCCGTCGGCCCACATCACGCAGCGGCTGGTGCTGGAGCTGCTGATGATCCGCATGGGGGTGCCGGTCTGGTTCAGCGAGGGGCTATCGAAAATGCCGGCCGAGCTGCGGTCGGTGAAGCCGACATTTTTTGTTGCGCCGCCGCGCGTCTGGGAGCGGATTTATTCGAGCATCACGACGGAAATCCGGAAAAAACCGGCGGCCGTGCGCCGCCTTTTCTACATGGGCCTGGGCGCGGGTTCGGAAGCCGCGCGGGCGCGCGCGCAGGGCCGCGAGCCTTCGGCTCTGGTGAAGGCGTCGCTGAGGTTCTTCGACCGTGCCGTTTTTTCCAGGATCCGCGAGCGCCTGGGCGGACGCATCAAGGTGGCCGCAAGCGGGGCGGCGCCGCTGGGCCGCGACCTGGCCGAGTTCTTCTCCGCCATCGGGCTGCCGCTGATCGAGGGCTACGGCCTCACCGAGGGCGGCGTCGTGATCCTCAATCCGCTGTCGAACCCGCGGCCCGGCTCGATCGGGAAGCCCCTGAAGGGCGTTGAAGTGCGGCTTTCCGAAGAAGGCGAGCTTCTTCTGCGCGGAGAGATGCTGTTCTCCGGCTACTACAACGATCCCGCGGCCACCGCGGCGGTGCTGCGCGACGGCTGGCTCCACACGGGCGACGTCGCCGAGATCGACGCGGACGGCTACGTCTGGATCACGGGGCGCAAGAAGGAACTGATCGTCTCCTCCAACGGCAAGAAGATTTTCCCGGCGAAGATCGAAGGGCTTTTCAAGCTGGAGCCCCTGGTCAACCAGGTCATGCTGCTGGGAGACCGGATGCCGTACGTGGCGGCCGTCTTCACGATCAACCCGGACGCGGCGGCGTCGCTCGGGCTCGTGCCCGCCGGGACGCCGCTGGCCGAGGCCGCCTCCTCGCCGGCGGTGCAGGAGGAGATGAAGCGCATCGTGGCGAAGGTCAACCGGCAGCTGGCGCCGTTCGAGCAGATCCGGAAATTCAAGGTTCTGGACCGGGAATTTTCGATCGAAACGGGAGAAATGACGCCGACGATGAAGCTGCGGCGCGGGAAAGTGATCGCCAATCTGAAGGAAATCATCAACGAATTGTATCTGGGACGGGAAGAGTTCGAATGA
- the leuB gene encoding isocitrate dehydrogenase, which yields MIQAVPITVAKGDGIGPEIMDATLFILQQAGARLAIEEIEIGEKVYLRGNSAGIEKESIESLLRTKVFLKAPITTPQGGGFKSLNVTTRKLLGLYANIRPCVAYDPFIPTKHPGMDVVIVRENEEDLYAGIEYFHTPDQVQCLKVITYGGCRRIVRYAFEYAVRNNRKKVTCFTKDNIMKLTDGLFHRVFDEIGAEYPQIEKEHWIVDIGAAKLADTPGAFDVIVMPNLYGDILSDVAAQIAGSVGLAGSANIGKEYAMFEAIHGSAPRRAGQNLANPSGLLLGAVMMLVHIGQPEIAELVHNAWLATIEDGIHTYDVAKEGKNPYTKQQVGTKEFAQAVVERLGRKPQQLKPVKYAAASQTLKADEPPPPASKRELAGVDVYIHHPDTDPNQIGAMMQSVAGDGLDLIMITNRGVKVFPDPLPATLHCDTWRCRFQPKQGGAVNPRQILSLLERCVGSNIEVVKTEHLYTYDGKPGYSLGQGQ from the coding sequence TTGATTCAAGCAGTTCCCATTACGGTTGCGAAGGGCGACGGCATCGGTCCGGAAATCATGGACGCCACCCTGTTCATTCTTCAGCAGGCTGGCGCGCGTCTGGCGATCGAAGAGATCGAAATCGGCGAGAAGGTATACCTGCGCGGCAATTCGGCCGGCATCGAGAAGGAATCGATCGAGAGCCTTCTCCGCACGAAGGTTTTCCTCAAGGCGCCCATCACCACTCCGCAGGGCGGGGGCTTCAAGAGCCTGAACGTCACCACGCGCAAGCTGCTGGGCCTGTACGCCAACATCCGTCCGTGCGTGGCCTATGATCCGTTCATTCCCACCAAGCACCCCGGGATGGACGTTGTCATCGTGCGGGAGAACGAAGAGGACCTTTATGCGGGCATCGAGTACTTCCACACGCCCGACCAGGTGCAATGCCTGAAGGTCATCACCTACGGCGGCTGCCGGCGCATCGTGCGCTACGCGTTCGAGTACGCCGTGCGGAACAACCGGAAGAAGGTCACCTGCTTCACGAAAGACAACATCATGAAGCTGACCGACGGGCTGTTCCACCGCGTGTTCGACGAGATCGGCGCGGAATATCCGCAGATCGAGAAGGAGCACTGGATCGTCGACATCGGGGCGGCGAAGCTGGCCGACACGCCGGGCGCATTCGACGTGATCGTCATGCCGAACCTGTATGGCGATATCCTGTCGGACGTGGCCGCGCAGATCGCGGGCTCGGTGGGGTTGGCCGGTTCGGCCAACATCGGCAAGGAATACGCGATGTTCGAGGCGATCCACGGCTCGGCGCCGCGGCGGGCGGGGCAGAACCTCGCCAACCCGTCGGGCCTGCTGCTGGGCGCGGTGATGATGCTGGTGCACATCGGGCAGCCGGAGATCGCCGAGCTTGTCCACAACGCGTGGCTCGCCACGATTGAAGACGGCATCCACACCTACGACGTAGCCAAAGAGGGCAAGAACCCCTACACGAAGCAGCAGGTGGGCACGAAAGAGTTCGCGCAGGCGGTGGTTGAGCGGCTGGGACGGAAGCCGCAGCAGCTGAAGCCGGTGAAATACGCCGCCGCCAGCCAGACGCTGAAGGCGGACGAGCCGCCGCCGCCCGCGTCGAAGCGCGAGCTGGCGGGCGTGGACGTCTACATCCACCATCCCGACACGGATCCCAACCAGATCGGCGCGATGATGCAGAGCGTCGCGGGCGACGGGCTGGACCTGATCATGATCACCAACCGCGGTGTCAAGGTCTTCCCCGATCCGCTTCCGGCGACACTGCACTGCGACACGTGGCGGTGCCGCTTCCAGCCGAAGCAGGGCGGCGCGGTCAACCCGAGGCAGATCCTGTCGCTGCTGGAGCGCTGCGTCGGCAGCAACATCGAGGTGGTGAAGACCGAGCACCTGTACACGTACGACGGCAAGCCGGGCTACTCGCTCGGCCAGGGCCAGTAA